Within Pseudomonas alloputida, the genomic segment GGCCAGCCAGCAAACTACACACCCTATGGGTTTCGAAACGCCAACGCGGAGCCGACCGGAGCAGTGGGGTTCAATGGTGAATTTTACATTTCTGCGCTGAACGGTTACGCACTCGGAAACGGGTACCGAATATTCATCCCATGCTTGATGCGATTCATCAGCCCAGACCACCAGAGCCCTTTCCTCAAAGGCGGCATCAACGCCTATGCCTACTGCCTGAACGACCCAGTCAACGCACAAGACCCTAGCGGAAAAAACGCAATCAATACATTTGTTCAGACCGCCATCAAGATAGGCAAGACTTATAGCAAACGATTCAAACCCTCCCATACGGGACACCTACTTTCTAACAACCAAGCCAAACACCTTAAAACCGAACTCAAGGATGCCAAAAGCTTTATAAGCAAGGGCATCGTAGACATCAATATTATCAACGACAACAATAGCGCAAAAAAATCAGCCCATCACTGATTTACAAATACACACTCATAAATGAAGGCGACGAAACGACCCTGGTCGTCTTCGGCGCCTCTACTGACGCCCTCTTGAATACTCACGCCAGCGGCGCTGAAATGTGGAATTTCAATGCCAGCAATAACGTTAGCGCTGCGGGTTATATCGCCTATGAGAACGGGGTATTTATTGTCGACGACTGGTCCGGACACTATCAGCCTGAGCCCTGGCGCACAGCGCTCGTAAAGGCCTACCTGGAAGGGTTGGGCTATGAAGTGAGAACCGTGCGTCGTGGCTTTGGGTAACGTGCCAACAACTGGAAAGTGATGGGCAAAGGCGAATGCCGTCATGCCATACCCCAATGACCCGGAAAAACCGTTGCACCGCCGACCGGGCCGGCTTATAAAAGCTCAACTTAACTTTAGGTCGAACATATATGGCAGCGGACAACACACGGATGCTCACAGTGGGTGAAGTGGCCAAGCGCAGCGGCGTGGCGGTGTCTGCGCTGCACTTCTACGAAACCAAGGGGCTGATCGCCAGCGTCCGCACGGCTGGCAACCAGCGCCGCTATCCCTCGCTGGTGCTGCGTACCCTGGCGATCATCAAGGTAGCCCAGCGCACGGGAATTCCGCTTGAGGAAATCAAACAAGCCTTCAGCCGTTATGCCCCCAACAGCAAGCTCACGGCCGCACAATGGAGCGAGATGTCCACGGCCTGGCGCGAAGACCTGAATGCCCGCATTCGCACACTGGAAGCACTGCGCGACAGCCTCGACAACTGCATTGGCTGCGGTTGCCTGTCGCTGGAGGACTGCCCACTGCGCAACCCCGAGGATGTGCTGGGCAAGGAAGGGACCGGGGCGCGGATCCTCGAAAAGAAGGCACGCTAACCTAGCACGCTCATGTCAGATGCGAATCTATGCCGGCGCGCATGACCTGCAGGTGACAAACAGTCGCTTTGAACCATTGCGACGAATCACCGCCCTAACCCTGTGCTGTTAACCCAAAGCCGCTCACAGGAAGGAACTAAGCCATCATGAAACGCGAACAGATCGAAGGTGTAGCAGAAGACCTGGCTGGCAAGGCGCAAAGCGCCGTAGGTCGCCTGGTCGAAGACCCGGCGCTGGAAGCCGAAGGCGATGCGCGTCAGGCCGCAGGCCAGGTGACCAAGACCTACGGCGACACCCTGGACACGGTGTCCTCGTTCGTCAAGGAAAAGCCCTTCGCCGCACTGGCCATCACCGCCGCCGTCACACTGGTGGTCTCTCGCCTGCTGCGCCGCTGAACCACGGCGCCTCAGGCGGTTCAGGGCCGGATATCTTGTCCGGCCTGCGCCATCACCAGATGGCGATATCGTAGGTCAGGTAAAGGCGATTGCTGTCTCGGCCGCGGGCGAAATCTGATCGATACACATAGTTTCGCAGCTTTACGCCCAGCCCTTTCAGCGGCCCGCCCTGCACCACGTAGGCAATTTCGGCGTCACGCTCCCATTCTTTGATGCCCTCGCCACCTGAACGGCCATTGTCGCCACTCAGGTAGCGCGTCATGAAGGTCAGCCCCGGCACCCCGGCGGCAGCGAAATTGTAGGCATAGCTGGCCATCCAGGTCTTCTCTTCTTCCTCGATGAACTTGCCGATGCCGACGTTGCTGAACGAATAGACCGTGGCCCCACTGATATACGGCAGCCCCGCTTCACCATCGAGCACCTGGTAACCTGCGCCGACGGTATGCCCGGAATGGGCGTACGACAGTTGGCCGCTGAACATGTCGTTGTCGATGCCACCGCCATACGCCGTACCGCTGTCGCGGCTTTTGAAGTAACGCAGGTCGGTGGTCAGCACGCCGCCGCCCAGCGGCAGGTCGTGCACCAGCCCGGCGAAGTCCTGGCGGTAGAAATGCTCGAGCTCGCCATGGAAATAACTCAGGCGCAGTTGCTTGCTGACGGCATAGTCAGCACCGGCGAAGCTGAAATCGCCAGACGCTGGGCCGCCATACCCGTCCAGGTACAGCCCGGTGCTATCGGATGAATCGCGTTGTTTGAAGCGATCCAGGTGGCCGGCGGTAAGGGTGAGGTTGTCGATGTCGGTGCTGGTCAGCTGAGTGCCCTGATAGGTCTGCGGCAGCAGGCGCGCATCGTTGTACACCAGTACCGGCGTCTTGGGCAGCAAGGTGCCATGCTTGACCACGGTGCTGCCCAGGCGGGCTTTGGCCGTGATACCGGCGCTGGCGAATTCGTCGGCCGCGCGACCATCGTCATGCACCGGCAACAGTCCGGTGCCGCTGCGCCCACGGCCGGAGTCAAGGCGTACGCCCAGCAGGCCCATGGCGTCGACGCCCAAGCCCAGGGTGCCTTGGGTAAAACCCGACTGGTAGTCGAGCAGAAAGCCTTGAGCCCATTCCACCCGTTCGCTTTTGGCAGTGGCGGCGGCGCGGGCGCTCATACCCTGCTCGTCACGGAAATTCTCGTTGAAATACACGTTGCGCAACTGCAGCTTGAGCTTGCTGTCTTCGATGAAACCGGCGGCACCGGCCACAGGCAGCCAGCCGCACAGCAGGCCACAAGTGGCCCCACGGAAAAGAAATCGGGACATGATGGTTACTCTGTTGTTGTTCTTGGGTGAGTCAGCGGGGCGCCGAGCGGCGCCCTGGGTGCTTCAAACCATGAAGGACAAGGCGCCCGTCAGCAGTGCCAGCGCAGTGATCACCAGAGAGGTGAGCACGGCCCATTTCACGGTGGCTTTCTGGAAATCACCGATATCGCGGTCGACCATGCCCACCAGCAGCAGGGTCGAGGCCACCAGCGGGCTCATCAGGTGAACCGGCTGGCCAAGCACCGAGGCGCGGGCAATTTCCACCGGGTCGATGCCGTACGCGGCCGCGGCATTGGCCAGGATCGGCACAACGCCGAAGTAGTACGCGTCGTTGGACAGCACGAAGGTCAGCGGCATGCTGGTCAGCGCCACCACCAGCGGGAACCAGTGGCTCCACGCTTCCGGAATCCAGTCCACCAGCGTCTGGGCCAATGCATCGACCATCTTGGTACCCGAGAAAATACCGGCAAAGATGCCCGCGGCGAACACCAGCAGCACCACGGTCATGGCGTTGCCCGAATGGGCGAGGATGCGCTCTTTCTGCAGGTCCAGCTGCGGGTAGTTGATCATCAGTGCGGCGACGAAACCGATCATGAACAGGATGGCCGCGTGCATCAGCCCCAGCACCAACGCGGTCATCACGGCGATCACCAGCACCAGGTTCACATAGGCAAGGCGCGGGCGCTTGTGCGGGTTGTCGCCGAGGATTTCCTTGATGTAGCAGTTGCCGCCACCGGACTCCAGGGCAATATTGCCGATACGCCGGCGCTCGGCACGGCCCAGCAGGTAGGCGGTGAACACGACCCACGCCGCCCCACCGATGACGGTGGGCAACATCGGAATGAAGTATTCGGTCGCATCCAGGCCGAGCGCGGCAATGGCACGGGTGGCGGGACCACCCCACGGGCTCATGCCGCTCATGATGCTCAATGACAGCATCGATACAGTCGCCAGGATCATCGGGTTCATGCCGATGCGCTTGTACAGCGGCAGCATGGCAGCGCAGGTAATCATGTAAGTCGTGGTGCCGTCACCGTCCAGCGCCACCAGCAGCGACAGCAAGGCGGTGCCGATGGCGATCTTGATCGGGTCGCCATTCACCCGCTTGAGGATCTTGCGGATCAGCGGGTCGAACAGGCCGGCGTCGATCATCAGGCCGAAGAACAGGATGGCGAACAGCAGCAGCGCGGCAGACGGTGCGACCATTTTCAGCCCATCGAGCATCATCTTGCCCAGGTCTGGCGCGAAACCGCCAACAAGGGCGAAAACAATCGGCACGATGGTCAGCGCGACGATCGGTGACAGGCGTTTACTCATGATCAGGTAGGTGAAGGTCACCACCATGATCAGGCCCAGAAGTGCGAGCATGGTTTGTTCTCTTGTTTTTATTGTCTATGTGGCCACCTGCAGCGCAGACGGCCCCCTGACCCCCACCCGGCAACGCCTGGTGGGGGCCTGCAAAAAGCTTGAGGGTGTCGGGGCTCAGCCGTGGCGGTGTGGTTCGGCGACCCAGTCGGCTGTTTCAGCGACGGGGGTGACCACCGGCTCGCCGTTCAGCCGGCTGTGCAGCGTCTGGCGGTCACAGGCGTTTTCCGACAACGAAACCACCACCGTCGCCACTGCGTTGCTGGCAAGACTCGTCAGCGCACGGGCTTCCGACATGAAGCGGTCGACCCCGATCAACAGGGCCAGGCCGGCCAGGGGAATGTCGTGGATCACGGTAAGGGTCGAGGCCAAGGCCACGAAACCGCTGCCGGTGACACCTGCCGCGCCCTTGGAGGACAGCAGCATGATCGCCAGCATGGTGACCACCTGGCCCAGGCTCAGGTCGATGTTGCAGGCCTGCGCGATGAACACGGCTGCCAACGACAGATAGATGGCAGTACCGTCCAGGTTGAACGAGTAGCCAGTGGGCAGCACCAGGCCAACCACGCCTTTCTTGCACCCAAGCTTCTCGAGTTTCTCAAGCATGCGCGGCAGCACCGGCTCGGTGGAGGAAGTACCCAGCACCACGAGGAACTCTTCGCGGAAATAGCGCAGCAACTTCCACAGGCTGAAGCCATGGGCGCGGCAGATGCCACCGAGCACCACCAGCACGAAGAAGGCGCAGGCGATGTACAACGTCCCGACCAGCTTGGCCAGCGCGCCAAGGGACGTAATCCCGTACTGGCCCACGGTGAATGCCAGTGCGCCGAAAGCGCCGATCGGGGCAAAGCGCATCAGGTAGCCGAAGATGCGAAACACCATGGTCGAGGCCGACTCCAGCACGTCCAGTACCGGCTTGCCCTTTTCGCCCATCGACGAGAGAGCGAAACCGCTGAGTACGGCGATGAACAGGACCGGCAACACCTCACCCTTGTTGAAGGCACCGATGAAGGTGTCCGGGATGATGTGCATGAAGAAGTCCACCACGCTCAGCTTGGCGGCCGACGCGGTGTACTGGCTCAGGCCCGCTGTGCTCAAGGTGGCAGGATCGATGTTCATGCCGGCACCTGGCTTGAACAGGTAGACCGCCGCCAGTCCGATCACCAGGCTGACCACCGTCAGACCCAGGAACAGCAGCAGGGTCTTGCTCATCAAGCGCCCCAGTGAACGCTTGTCGGTCATGCCGGCAATGCCGGTGACGATGGTGCAGAACACCACCGGCGCGATCATCATCTTGATCAGCTTGATGAACGCATCACCCAGCGGCTTGAGGGCCACGGCCTGTTGCGCCCAGAAGTGTCCGACCACCACGCCCAGCAGGACGGCGCAGAGAATCTGGAAATACAGCGATTTGGCGAGTCTCATGGCATCACCCATTGTTGAAATTGTGCGGATGCGCTTGTTACGAATGTGCAGGTCTGGATCGGTGCCTGGAACTACCCGGCCAACCTGCGGAATGTAGGGGCGTAGACGAACCCTGAGAAGAGCCGCCGGGCGGTTCGCACCACCGAAGCCTGGATCGTCTGGCCCTCGGCACCGCTGCGCGTCAGCGCAACATCGATGCCGCCACTTGGGTGCTCCAGGCGGACCTGGGCCAGTTGCTGCGCGCCTTCGCCCAACAGGTCGGCAATCACGGTGCCAGGGCTGACGCAGGCAGTCGCCAGCCCCACCGCTCCAGTGATCGCCAAGGCACGATGGCAGTTGTGCGGCATGAAATAGCGAACCTGCAGCGTGCCGTCGTAGCGCGGC encodes:
- a CDS encoding RHS repeat-associated core domain-containing protein, which produces MSTHKTSTPRKKHDPTIAPRLESQARDQHGAARTSTAPTTGQPANYTPYGFRNANAEPTGAVGFNGEFYISALNGYALGNGYRIFIPCLMRFISPDHQSPFLKGGINAYAYCLNDPVNAQDPSGKNAINTFVQTAIKIGKTYSKRFKPSHTGHLLSNNQAKHLKTELKDAKSFISKGIVDINIINDNNSAKKSAHH
- the soxR gene encoding redox-sensitive transcriptional activator SoxR, which encodes MAADNTRMLTVGEVAKRSGVAVSALHFYETKGLIASVRTAGNQRRYPSLVLRTLAIIKVAQRTGIPLEEIKQAFSRYAPNSKLTAAQWSEMSTAWREDLNARIRTLEALRDSLDNCIGCGCLSLEDCPLRNPEDVLGKEGTGARILEKKAR
- a CDS encoding CsbD family protein: MKREQIEGVAEDLAGKAQSAVGRLVEDPALEAEGDARQAAGQVTKTYGDTLDTVSSFVKEKPFAALAITAAVTLVVSRLLRR
- a CDS encoding OprD family porin, translated to MSRFLFRGATCGLLCGWLPVAGAAGFIEDSKLKLQLRNVYFNENFRDEQGMSARAAATAKSERVEWAQGFLLDYQSGFTQGTLGLGVDAMGLLGVRLDSGRGRSGTGLLPVHDDGRAADEFASAGITAKARLGSTVVKHGTLLPKTPVLVYNDARLLPQTYQGTQLTSTDIDNLTLTAGHLDRFKQRDSSDSTGLYLDGYGGPASGDFSFAGADYAVSKQLRLSYFHGELEHFYRQDFAGLVHDLPLGGGVLTTDLRYFKSRDSGTAYGGGIDNDMFSGQLSYAHSGHTVGAGYQVLDGEAGLPYISGATVYSFSNVGIGKFIEEEEKTWMASYAYNFAAAGVPGLTFMTRYLSGDNGRSGGEGIKEWERDAEIAYVVQGGPLKGLGVKLRNYVYRSDFARGRDSNRLYLTYDIAIW
- a CDS encoding CitMHS family transporter, which codes for MLALLGLIMVVTFTYLIMSKRLSPIVALTIVPIVFALVGGFAPDLGKMMLDGLKMVAPSAALLLFAILFFGLMIDAGLFDPLIRKILKRVNGDPIKIAIGTALLSLLVALDGDGTTTYMITCAAMLPLYKRIGMNPMILATVSMLSLSIMSGMSPWGGPATRAIAALGLDATEYFIPMLPTVIGGAAWVVFTAYLLGRAERRRIGNIALESGGGNCYIKEILGDNPHKRPRLAYVNLVLVIAVMTALVLGLMHAAILFMIGFVAALMINYPQLDLQKERILAHSGNAMTVVLLVFAAGIFAGIFSGTKMVDALAQTLVDWIPEAWSHWFPLVVALTSMPLTFVLSNDAYYFGVVPILANAAAAYGIDPVEIARASVLGQPVHLMSPLVASTLLLVGMVDRDIGDFQKATVKWAVLTSLVITALALLTGALSFMV
- a CDS encoding dicarboxylate/amino acid:cation symporter produces the protein MRLAKSLYFQILCAVLLGVVVGHFWAQQAVALKPLGDAFIKLIKMMIAPVVFCTIVTGIAGMTDKRSLGRLMSKTLLLFLGLTVVSLVIGLAAVYLFKPGAGMNIDPATLSTAGLSQYTASAAKLSVVDFFMHIIPDTFIGAFNKGEVLPVLFIAVLSGFALSSMGEKGKPVLDVLESASTMVFRIFGYLMRFAPIGAFGALAFTVGQYGITSLGALAKLVGTLYIACAFFVLVVLGGICRAHGFSLWKLLRYFREEFLVVLGTSSTEPVLPRMLEKLEKLGCKKGVVGLVLPTGYSFNLDGTAIYLSLAAVFIAQACNIDLSLGQVVTMLAIMLLSSKGAAGVTGSGFVALASTLTVIHDIPLAGLALLIGVDRFMSEARALTSLASNAVATVVVSLSENACDRQTLHSRLNGEPVVTPVAETADWVAEPHRHG